The following are from one region of the Littorina saxatilis isolate snail1 linkage group LG4, US_GU_Lsax_2.0, whole genome shotgun sequence genome:
- the LOC138963613 gene encoding toll-like receptor 1: protein MRQQLQFLGLDKNPFTCSCDLMWFRNWFVSRPTLFSHKRSPGLIYKCNNLHGTNLADFMMTDQACLLSQSVNMAIILVTSAMIVTLTTVSLVLRFRWHIRLALYEVFRGRGDVRRVRLLADHFEYDVFVSYSKEDLPWVQERLIPELEGRLGLRLCVHERDFIPGNNIVDNIVECVQSSKKILMVFSKDFVHSQWCQFELTFCLTHVMDYDDTLLIVCVDDVTSRDMTPAMMAVLKTTTYIQWGDHSDAVDSFWGRLRLALHEVTDMAVVVDRDVAVDIAEAAV, encoded by the coding sequence ATGAGGCAGCAGCTGCAGTTCTTGGGTTTGGACAAAAACCCCTTCACTTGCTCCTGTGACCTGATGTGGTTCAGAAACTGGTTTGTGTCTCGGCCGACGCTCTTCTCACACAAAAGGTCTCCCGGATTGATATACAAGTGCAACAATCTCCATGGAACAAACCTAGCAGACTTTATGATGACGGATCAGGCGTGTCTGTTGAGCCAGTCAGTGAACATGGCCATCATCCTGGTCACCAGCGCCATGATCGTCACTCTCACCACCGTCTCTCTCGTCCTCCGCTTCCGTTGGCACATCCGTCTCGCGCTCTACGAGGTCTTCAGGGGCCGTGGTGACGTCAGGAGGGTGAGACTGCTGGCTGACCACTTTGAGTACGACGTCTTTGTTTCTTACTCCAAAGAGGATCTTCCGTGGGTCCAAGAGCGCCTGATACCGGAGCTGGAGGGCCGCCTGGGGCTGAGACTGTGTGTCCACGAGAGAGACTTCATCCCCGGCAACAACATCGTAGACAACATCGTGGAGTGTGTGCAGAGCAGCAAGAAGATCCTGATGGTCTTCTCCAAGGACTTTGTGCACAGCCAGTGGTGTCAGTTCGAGCTGACCTTCTGCCTCACTCACGTCATGGACTATGACGACACGCTGCTgatcgtgtgtgtggatgacgTCACGTCACGTGACATGACACCGGCCATGATGGCGGTGCTGAAGACGACGACCTACATTCAGTGGGGGGACCACAGTGACGCAGTCGATTCCTTCTGGGGTCGTCTTCGTCTGGCTCTGCATGAAGTCACTGACATGGCGGTAGTTGTTGACAGAGATGTGGCTGTTGATATTGCTGAGGCTGCAGTGTAG